A region of the Streptococcus oralis Uo5 genome:
CTCAAAAAACAAGAAAAAGAATTACTGGCGACAGACAACGCTGAGGAGTTTCGCCAAAAGGGCGAATTACTGACAACCTTTCTCCACCAAGTGCCTAATGACCAAGATCAGGTTACCTTAGACAACTACTACACCAATCAACCTATCACCATTGCTCTTGATAAGGCCCTGACTCCCAGTCAGAATGCTCAACGCTATTTTAAACGTTACCAGAAACTTAAAGAAGCTGTCAAATACCTGACTGAACTGATCGAAGAAACCAAGGCTACCATTCTCTATCTAGAAAGCGTGGAGACCGTTCTCAACCAAGCTGGACTGGAAGAAATCGCTGAAATCCGTGAAGAATTAATCCAAACAGGCTTTATCCGTAGAAGACAGCGAGAGAAAATTCACAAGCGCAAAAAACCAGAACAGTATCTAGCAAGCGATGGCAAAACCATCATTTATGTTGGTCGAAACAACTTACAAAATGAAGAGCTAACCTTTAAAATGGCTCGCAAGGAGGAACTTTGGTTCCATGCCAAGGACATCCCTGGAAGCCATGTCGTCATCTCAGGCAATCTCAATCCTTCTGACGAAGTCAAGACAGATGCGGCCGAACTAGCTGCCTACTTCTCCAAAGGGCGCTTGTCAAATCTCGTGCAAGTGGATATGATTGAAGTTAAAAAACTCAACAAACCAACTGGTGGAAAACCTGGCTTTGTAACCTACACAGGACAAAAGACCCTCCGCGTTACACCAGACCCCGAAAAAATCGCATCTATGAAAAAATCCTGATTACACTTGAAATCAGGATTTTCTTTTACATTTTACTCTGCAATCAAGGTTTCCAATCCGACCTTCATCATATCGGTGAAGGTATTTTGGCGTTCTTCTGCAGTAGTATCTTCATCTGGATTGACCAAGCTATCAGAGATTGTCATGATAGCTAGCGCATCAACGTGGTGTTGGGCAGCAAGATAGTAAAGTGCTGCTGCTTCCATTTCTACAGCTTTAACTCCCCATTTACCAAGCTCAATGTTCTTTTCAAAGTAGTTTGAGTAAAAGACATCAGATGACAAGACGTTCCCAACGTGGGTTGTCATACCGAGTTCTTTAGCGATATGGTAGGCCTTGTCAAGCAAATCAAAGCTAGCGATTTGTGGGAAATCATACTGTGGCCAGTCATTGCGGATGATGTTTGAGTTGGTTGCAGCTGCTTGCGCCAAAACCAATTCACGGACATGAACATCTTCATTTAATGAACCCGCAGTTCCCACACGAATCAATTTCTTCACTCCGTAGTCTACAATCAACTCACGGGCATAGATAGAAATGGACGGCATTCCCATCCCAGTTCCCATGACCGATACACGGTGACCCTTGTACGTACCAGTGTAGCCAAACATGTTACGCACTTCGTTAAAACAAACAGCATCTTCAAGGAAATTCTCCGCAATAAACTTAGCACGAAGAGGATCCCCAGGAAGAAGAATTTTATCAGCAATTTCACCCTGCTGAGCAGCAATATGGATAGACATAATATAAGATACCAAACCCGTCAAAAAGCGAAGGGAAAATAGGAGTTTGGTGCAGTGAGCGATGCTCGCTAGACCAACTATCTTTTTCCCACTGCTTTTAGGGTGGGTTCAATTCCTTTCTTTCTTAATTTTTATGATATAGAAGAGAACAGTCCGAGTTCAATTCAAAACCGAACTCCCCTTCCTTTCTGAATTTCTAGAAAAGTTTCCGCTCGTGTTCAAATTTGAACACACGCTCTACCTTTCTTTTTTTTATATTTCATAACTAGGAAAAATCGTATTCAATCATGACTCCGATAAGCCTACTACATTTTTATTTAAAACAGTTATTGATAAACTAACAATAGTTTTTAATCTTTTAAGATAAATCCTTGATTAGAAGAAACGGGCATTTCCTACCTAATTACTTTATTCTTTGACTTCTGACACAGTATGCTAGCCCAAGGAAAACGGTCTAACACCTTTGCAAAACCATAAGCTAGGAAAGCAGTTACTAAGAGATACGGAAGAGAATCTAAACCTAGCCCAGTGAAACCTATAACTAATCCGGTTGCAGAAATGGGCGCCCTCAAGGTCACAGATAAAAAGCAAACAGATCCCAAAAGTAAAACGGTTGGCTGACTGTCCAAACCTAGAATCATGGCTAAGAGAGCAGCTCCAGCCATCCCCAAGGCAAAAGATGGCGTAAGAGTACCACCATAGGCCCCTGCCCAAAGGATAATAAGAACGAGCACTGCTTTTAGGAAAAACATGAGAAGCACTGTGTGACCACTGCTACCATTTAAAATTTCCTGAGCCATCATGCGTCCATTGCCAAGTAGATGCGGAAAGTAACTTGCTAGACCAACAAGAAAAAGAAAAGCTGAAGGCAATGTGAGAAGTATTCGTTTATCTTTTATCCTGTTTGAAGACACTTCTTTACTCGAACGACCAAAAAGCCAAGCTAGGGGGGTTAAGAAAAGAAGTAATAAAGGAACAATCCACACTTCCTTTAATGACCATGCAATAGCTGGAATCTGGTAGAGAGCATGATCTGAAATAACCAATCCTGCTGTATAGGTTGACACATAGGTAGTCAAACCGACAAAGACAAATCGCTTGATAGATAAAGTAATTCCTAGAGTCTCAAAAACGAAGAAAACACTTGTTAATGGAACCTGATAAACAGCCGCTAAACCAGCACCAGCACCACAAGCAAGGAGAAAGATGCGATCCTTCATAGACAGTATACATATTTTTCCAATTGGCCCTGCAAATAGAGTTCCAATCTCTCGTGGCGCAGCTTCTTTTCCAATAGGCGCTCCCCCTCCAACTGCAATAATCTGCCAAATTGAATGAAATAGCTGTCTTAAAAAATGAAGCTTGTATTGTGAAGTCTCATCCTTCATCTGAGCTTTGATGGAATAAATCTTCGACCCTTTTTGCAAGAAGTACCAGACTAAGGACGAGCTAAGACCCACGATTATTAAACTTAGTCCTATCCGTGAGGAGGAAACTCCATCTGTCAAAAATCCACTATGGTGCTCTGACTGACCAAAAGCTAGTCCCTCCACCATCTCTAAAAGATAATGGAGAAATATACCAGATAAACCCGAAACTATTCCTTGCAGAATTACTGCTATGAATAATCTAAAATTATAAGGGATTTTTCGAAAAATACTCCTCAATTCTATTAACATGATTACAATTCAGCAAGAATCGCTTTAAGCAAGCCTTTGAAGTCGCCTTTAACATGTTCAGTCACTTCTACAACTTCTTCGTGGTTGAGTTCTTCTTGGAAGCCTGCAGCATGGTTAGTAATACATGAAATACCGAGAACTTTCAAGCCAGAGTGGGCTGCCACAATAACTTCAGGAACTGTAGACATACCAACTGCATCTGCTCCAAGTGTCTTATAGGCACGAATCTCTGCTGGGGTTTCATAAGTCGGACCTGTTACACCAATATAGACACCTTCATCAAGCTTGATACCAAGTTTCTTAGCTACTTCATGGGCAGTAGCACGGTATTCTGGAGTGTAGGCTTTAGACATATCTGGGAAACGTGGACCAAAATCATCCAAATTTTCACCCATCAATGGGTTCTGCCCCGTCATATTGATATGGTCTGAGATAGCCATCAAGGTACCAGGACCAAATCCAATACCTCCAGCTGCATTGGTTACAATGACACCTTCGCATCCGAGAACTTTCATCACACGAACTGGGAAAGTCACGACTTCAAGAGGATTTCCTTCATAGAAATGGAAACGACCTTGAAGAGCCAAGACCTTGCGACCTGCAAGGTCACCATATACCAATTTACCAGCGTGACCGACTACTGTCGAACGGCCCCAGTTGGGAATATCTGCATAGTCTACT
Encoded here:
- the deoD gene encoding purine-nucleoside phosphorylase; protein product: MSIHIAAQQGEIADKILLPGDPLRAKFIAENFLEDAVCFNEVRNMFGYTGTYKGHRVSVMGTGMGMPSISIYARELIVDYGVKKLIRVGTAGSLNEDVHVRELVLAQAAATNSNIIRNDWPQYDFPQIASFDLLDKAYHIAKELGMTTHVGNVLSSDVFYSNYFEKNIELGKWGVKAVEMEAAALYYLAAQHHVDALAIMTISDSLVNPDEDTTAEERQNTFTDMMKVGLETLIAE
- a CDS encoding chloride channel protein, with product MLIELRSIFRKIPYNFRLFIAVILQGIVSGLSGIFLHYLLEMVEGLAFGQSEHHSGFLTDGVSSSRIGLSLIIVGLSSSLVWYFLQKGSKIYSIKAQMKDETSQYKLHFLRQLFHSIWQIIAVGGGAPIGKEAAPREIGTLFAGPIGKICILSMKDRIFLLACGAGAGLAAVYQVPLTSVFFVFETLGITLSIKRFVFVGLTTYVSTYTAGLVISDHALYQIPAIAWSLKEVWIVPLLLLFLTPLAWLFGRSSKEVSSNRIKDKRILLTLPSAFLFLVGLASYFPHLLGNGRMMAQEILNGSSGHTVLLMFFLKAVLVLIILWAGAYGGTLTPSFALGMAGAALLAMILGLDSQPTVLLLGSVCFLSVTLRAPISATGLVIGFTGLGLDSLPYLLVTAFLAYGFAKVLDRFPWASILCQKSKNKVIR
- a CDS encoding purine-nucleoside phosphorylase, which gives rise to MTFLDKIKETAAFLKEKGIQAPEFGLILGSGLGELAEEIENPVVVDYADIPNWGRSTVVGHAGKLVYGDLAGRKVLALQGRFHFYEGNPLEVVTFPVRVMKVLGCEGVIVTNAAGGIGFGPGTLMAISDHINMTGQNPLMGENLDDFGPRFPDMSKAYTPEYRATAHEVAKKLGIKLDEGVYIGVTGPTYETPAEIRAYKTLGADAVGMSTVPEVIVAAHSGLKVLGISCITNHAAGFQEELNHEEVVEVTEHVKGDFKGLLKAILAEL